A single window of Paenibacillus sp. SYP-B4298 DNA harbors:
- a CDS encoding TVP38/TMEM64 family protein — protein MKWWKAAATYAFLITIIYMNRNVLSDWLLHGDAPLPLVAISALILALFPVLPYKLVIGALGFKYGPLTGAMVSWTAVSLASAIVFLFVSRFYRDAGRAYISRFRHAEQLGQLMERRPFLTIFTARLIPFLPQALVNIYPALLSIRLSTYIIASSLGKLPALLFFSYLGSQLAENWRQALLILILYVLMCVTGYAVYRIWRSRS, from the coding sequence ATGAAATGGTGGAAAGCCGCCGCTACGTATGCATTTCTCATTACGATTATCTATATGAACCGTAACGTGCTCTCCGATTGGCTGCTGCATGGAGATGCTCCGCTGCCGCTAGTTGCGATATCTGCACTCATTCTTGCACTATTTCCTGTGCTCCCCTACAAGCTCGTCATCGGGGCGCTCGGCTTCAAGTACGGGCCGTTAACAGGCGCAATGGTTAGTTGGACGGCGGTCTCGCTCGCCTCCGCGATCGTCTTCCTGTTTGTCAGCCGATTCTACAGGGATGCGGGACGCGCCTACATCAGCCGTTTTCGGCATGCAGAGCAGTTAGGACAATTAATGGAGCGCCGTCCCTTTCTGACGATATTTACAGCAAGACTGATTCCCTTTCTGCCGCAGGCGCTAGTCAATATTTATCCGGCTCTGCTGTCCATCCGGTTATCTACTTACATCATCGCTTCGTCGCTTGGCAAGCTGCCTGCCTTGCTGTTCTTCTCCTATCTGGGCTCACAATTGGCGGAGAATTGGAGACAAGCGTTGCTGATCCTTATCCTCTACGTACTAATGTGTGTTACTGGCTACGCAGTATATCGGATTTGGCGTAGCCGTTCTTGA
- a CDS encoding GNAT family N-acetyltransferase gives MKIEDVFAKLPRLETDRLLLRKIEPWDEADMYAYCSDPEVSRYTSWSAHPGIDYTRSFIEWLTGKYNDGQVAPWGIVEKASGTLIGTIGFVHWEPAHAKAELGYALSREYWNRGITSEAVRRILSFGFETMGLIRIEARCLPDNTGSSRVMEKVGMCFEGRLRKQAVVKGKHEDMLLYSAILLSEPTSTTIYWG, from the coding sequence ATGAAGATAGAGGATGTGTTCGCGAAGCTGCCGAGACTGGAAACGGACAGGCTGCTGCTGCGCAAAATCGAGCCCTGGGACGAAGCGGACATGTATGCCTATTGCTCGGACCCGGAGGTAAGCCGCTATACAAGCTGGTCTGCACATCCTGGTATCGATTATACGCGCAGCTTTATTGAGTGGCTGACTGGCAAATACAATGACGGACAGGTCGCCCCATGGGGGATCGTAGAGAAAGCCTCGGGTACATTGATCGGCACAATCGGGTTTGTTCATTGGGAGCCGGCTCATGCCAAGGCCGAGCTGGGCTATGCGCTAAGCCGGGAATATTGGAATCGGGGCATCACGTCGGAGGCGGTACGCCGCATCCTTTCTTTTGGATTCGAGACGATGGGGCTGATTCGAATCGAGGCCCGCTGCCTACCGGACAATACTGGCTCTTCGCGCGTGATGGAGAAGGTCGGCATGTGCTTCGAGGGGCGGCTGCGCAAGCAGGCGGTTGTCAAGGGAAAGCACGAGGATATGCTGCTCTATTCTGCCATTTTGTTATCAGAGCCGACATCGACAACCATCTACTGGGGATAG